In Fluviicola taffensis DSM 16823, the following are encoded in one genomic region:
- a CDS encoding carboxypeptidase regulatory-like domain-containing protein, protein MKTILTVFFCAFVSILIAQPTQTVRGTVLDSESDFPIFGAQVIITLSDSSKLKTSTNDDGVFQFLDVPVGKYPLFIKSTIYENYGASVEVNSGRQTVLEIKIKERISEVEEVVIVAQKQGEVKNEMATVSAQQFSVEETERYAGSRGDPARMASNFAGVQGADDSRNDIVVRGNSPLGIVYKVEGIDIPNPSHFAISGSSGGPVSIINNKSLANSDFFMSAFPAEYGNSVSGIFDLKLRNGNSKQHEFTGQFGFLGTEVLAEGPLSKKSNASYLIMGRYSTLSLFQFMGIRIGTDAVPVYGDGAFKFNFPLKKGGQLSLWGMGGKSDIKILISEQTEYATDLYGEGDRDQYFGTGMAVGGITYKKSLSERTFLTTTFSASIDDQHSKHNYLIRSLDTTYNGGDPKVNIRVDSIYPIMGYSYKIARYSGMFSINHKIGKKHVIKAGLNADFFTFNMTDSVLNTAGTEFINRWDYKGQGGILIQPFFQWKYRITEKMDFTAGLHAQYYSFSNSLSPVEPRLGWKWNMKGNQKLFAGAGLHSQTQPYYTYTYHQFDASGNKVYHNKNMGFTKSVHSALGYEKNFKKGFQFKTEIYYQYLYEVPVTAQASSFSMINQGSGFARFFPDTLKNTGTGVNYGLELTLQKFFDKSFYILTTVSIYDSKYKGSDGVERNTSYNGLYTANILFGKEFKLGKKHTIGIGGKVTVAGGKRYGYINLPETSAQKELIFSDSLFNTRQFKDYFRADLKVSWKMNAKKSTHEIGLDLVNILNTRNVLGLAYAPDLGNPSKEPLAEKTQLGFLPIFYYRISFKLASGKKE, encoded by the coding sequence ATGAAAACTATCCTTACCGTATTTTTTTGCGCGTTTGTATCTATACTTATTGCTCAACCTACTCAAACCGTTCGAGGTACAGTTCTAGATTCTGAATCGGACTTTCCAATTTTTGGCGCTCAGGTAATTATCACACTTTCTGATAGCTCCAAGCTAAAAACCAGCACAAATGATGACGGTGTATTTCAGTTCTTAGATGTTCCTGTTGGAAAGTACCCCTTGTTCATTAAGTCGACCATTTACGAAAATTATGGAGCTTCCGTTGAGGTGAATTCTGGGAGACAAACAGTTTTGGAAATCAAAATCAAAGAACGGATCAGTGAAGTTGAAGAAGTAGTTATTGTTGCTCAAAAACAGGGCGAAGTCAAAAATGAAATGGCAACTGTTTCTGCACAGCAATTTTCTGTGGAAGAAACAGAGAGATATGCTGGTTCACGAGGAGATCCTGCTCGTATGGCGAGTAATTTTGCGGGTGTTCAAGGTGCAGATGATTCCCGGAATGATATCGTTGTCCGAGGAAACTCACCCTTGGGAATTGTCTATAAAGTGGAAGGAATCGATATCCCAAATCCGTCGCATTTCGCTATTTCGGGAAGTTCTGGCGGACCTGTTTCCATTATCAATAACAAAAGCTTAGCCAATTCTGATTTCTTCATGTCTGCTTTCCCTGCTGAATATGGAAACTCTGTTTCGGGTATTTTTGATTTGAAATTGCGAAACGGAAACTCGAAGCAACATGAATTTACAGGTCAATTTGGATTTTTAGGGACAGAAGTTTTAGCAGAAGGTCCTTTAAGTAAAAAATCGAATGCAAGTTATTTAATCATGGGTCGTTATTCTACTTTAAGTTTGTTTCAATTCATGGGGATTCGGATCGGAACGGATGCTGTTCCAGTTTATGGGGATGGTGCTTTTAAATTCAATTTTCCACTAAAAAAAGGAGGCCAGCTTTCTCTTTGGGGAATGGGAGGAAAGAGCGATATTAAAATTTTGATTTCCGAACAAACGGAGTATGCCACCGATTTATACGGAGAAGGGGATCGCGATCAGTATTTCGGTACGGGAATGGCTGTTGGAGGAATTACGTATAAAAAATCACTTTCAGAACGCACTTTCCTAACAACCACTTTTTCTGCAAGTATTGACGATCAGCATTCGAAGCACAATTATTTGATTCGTTCATTGGATACAACTTATAACGGCGGAGATCCTAAAGTGAATATTCGCGTTGACAGTATTTATCCTATTATGGGGTATTCCTATAAAATTGCTCGTTATTCGGGTATGTTCAGCATCAATCACAAAATTGGAAAAAAACATGTAATCAAAGCTGGATTGAATGCAGACTTTTTCACCTTTAATATGACCGATAGTGTTTTGAATACCGCTGGAACGGAATTCATTAATCGCTGGGATTACAAAGGACAGGGAGGGATTTTGATCCAACCATTCTTCCAGTGGAAATACCGGATTACTGAAAAAATGGATTTTACAGCAGGATTGCATGCACAGTATTATTCTTTCAGCAATTCTTTGAGTCCTGTTGAGCCCCGTTTGGGTTGGAAATGGAATATGAAAGGCAATCAGAAATTATTTGCTGGAGCTGGATTGCATAGTCAAACACAGCCGTATTATACATATACCTATCATCAGTTCGATGCTTCTGGAAACAAAGTTTACCATAATAAGAACATGGGATTCACCAAATCAGTGCATTCTGCTTTGGGTTACGAAAAGAATTTTAAAAAAGGATTCCAGTTTAAAACAGAAATTTATTACCAATACTTGTATGAAGTTCCAGTGACAGCTCAAGCTTCATCGTTCTCCATGATTAATCAAGGAAGTGGATTTGCACGTTTCTTTCCAGATACTTTGAAAAATACAGGAACAGGGGTGAATTATGGTTTGGAATTGACCTTGCAAAAGTTCTTCGATAAAAGCTTTTATATCTTGACGACGGTTTCAATTTATGACAGTAAATACAAAGGAAGTGATGGTGTTGAGAGAAATACGAGCTACAACGGATTATATACTGCAAACATTTTGTTTGGAAAAGAATTCAAATTAGGAAAGAAACACACGATTGGGATAGGTGGAAAAGTGACCGTTGCGGGCGGAAAACGTTACGGATACATCAATCTGCCAGAAACAAGTGCCCAAAAAGAATTAATTTTTAGTGATTCACTCTTCAATACGCGTCAATTCAAAGATTACTTCCGTGCCGATTTGAAAGTTAGTTGGAAGATGAATGCGAAAAAATCGACCCACGAGATTGGGTTGGATTTGGTGAATATTCTGAATACTCGAAATGTGCTAGGCTTGGCTTACGCACCTGATTTGGGAAATCCGAGTAAGGAACCATTGGCTGAAAAAACACAATTGGGCTTCCTTCCGATTTTCTATTACCGCATTAGTTTCAAATTGGCAAGTGGGAAAAAGGAGTAA
- a CDS encoding ABC transporter substrate-binding protein, with protein sequence MKLVYLALIAFLITSCGSDKKQFEFAGGSFKMALDNTPSTFIARDVNDVYSFELLSQVMEGLVSFNAEDLSLQPQIAEKWTISGDGSVLTFTIRDGIYFHDNPVFASMEDRKLTVEDVLFTFEKACKPNSDGNPSTAYLFLLADQVKGAVDYYKGNAKSISGIKIKNKQLEITLINPDQTYINKLANLSASIVSKKVVEADKETDVVGTGPFYFTKPADNESYTLLKNQDYYMVDQKGNALPYLDSVVFYVQTRKLEQLEMFETGKTVLISGLPTSRITEMLEGRISDFNAQPPLKELYNNPLLTTQYYFFNMNDPRFKDVRVRQAFNYAIDRKRLADNVLRNQYYEYGIYGITPPINSVFKGYDFSEIKKYGYDLNVELARKLLAEAGYPGGKGFGSVDLRLDITDLNTAVAEELADQIYQTLGINVNIDGSNFEQRNEDGNMGKGDMFRTAWVADYSSPETFLGNFYGKLVPKEKDLPSSGNQSRYVNPLFDKYFEQARSSDQKRRLELFTKAEIELMKDPPIIPLWYANDFTLSYSKVRNLKNNPMEFLDLRRVYIKEWTKEEYLKSIQ encoded by the coding sequence ATGAAATTAGTTTATTTAGCCCTTATAGCATTTTTAATAACTTCTTGCGGATCTGATAAAAAGCAATTTGAGTTCGCTGGTGGAAGTTTTAAAATGGCTCTTGATAATACCCCTTCAACTTTTATTGCCAGAGATGTGAATGATGTTTATTCGTTTGAATTACTTTCTCAAGTAATGGAAGGATTGGTTAGCTTTAATGCAGAAGATTTGTCATTACAACCACAAATTGCTGAAAAATGGACGATTAGCGGAGATGGATCGGTTTTGACATTTACAATTAGAGACGGTATTTATTTTCATGATAATCCAGTGTTTGCATCTATGGAGGATCGTAAATTGACGGTGGAAGATGTTTTGTTTACTTTTGAAAAGGCATGTAAACCAAATTCGGATGGAAATCCTTCAACAGCTTATTTGTTTTTGTTGGCTGATCAAGTGAAAGGTGCTGTAGATTATTACAAAGGAAACGCTAAATCGATTAGCGGAATTAAAATCAAAAACAAACAACTAGAAATTACGTTAATTAATCCAGATCAAACGTATATCAATAAATTGGCAAATTTGAGTGCGAGTATTGTTTCTAAAAAGGTTGTTGAAGCTGATAAAGAAACGGATGTGGTTGGAACAGGTCCGTTCTATTTTACGAAACCTGCGGATAACGAAAGCTATACTCTTTTGAAGAATCAAGATTATTACATGGTTGATCAAAAAGGAAATGCGTTGCCTTATTTAGATTCGGTTGTTTTTTATGTTCAAACTAGAAAATTGGAACAACTCGAAATGTTCGAAACGGGAAAAACGGTGTTGATTTCTGGATTGCCAACTTCTCGGATTACTGAAATGTTGGAAGGAAGAATTTCTGATTTCAATGCACAACCTCCTTTAAAAGAGCTATACAACAACCCTTTGCTTACCACACAATACTATTTCTTCAATATGAATGATCCTCGTTTTAAGGATGTGCGTGTGCGACAAGCATTTAATTATGCCATTGATCGAAAACGATTGGCAGATAATGTGCTTCGAAATCAATATTACGAATATGGAATTTACGGAATTACTCCGCCAATCAATTCTGTTTTTAAAGGCTATGATTTTTCAGAGATTAAAAAATACGGTTACGATTTAAATGTGGAATTAGCGCGTAAGTTATTAGCTGAAGCAGGATATCCAGGTGGGAAAGGATTTGGCAGTGTGGATTTGAGATTGGACATAACCGATTTGAATACTGCGGTAGCAGAAGAACTTGCTGATCAGATTTACCAAACTCTTGGAATTAATGTAAATATTGATGGATCTAATTTTGAACAAAGAAACGAAGATGGGAACATGGGAAAGGGTGATATGTTTCGTACCGCATGGGTGGCTGATTATTCTAGTCCCGAAACATTCTTGGGTAATTTCTATGGAAAATTAGTTCCAAAAGAGAAAGATTTGCCATCAAGCGGAAATCAATCACGTTACGTAAATCCTTTATTTGATAAATACTTTGAACAAGCGCGTTCGTCTGATCAAAAAAGAAGATTGGAGCTCTTTACAAAAGCGGAGATTGAATTAATGAAGGATCCTCCAATTATTCCGTTGTGGTATGCAAACGACTTCACGTTGAGTTATTCCAAAGTTCGAAATTTGAAGAATAATCCCATGGAATTTTTGGATTTGCGTCGAGTATACATTAAAGAATGGACGAAAGAGGAATATTTGAAGTCTATTCAATAA
- the odhB gene encoding 2-oxoglutarate dehydrogenase complex dihydrolipoyllysine-residue succinyltransferase produces MSILEMKVPSPGESISEVEIATWLVTDGDYVEKDQPIAEVDSDKATLELPAEQAGIITLKAAEGDLVKVGQVVCLIDTSAERPAGSAAPTEAPKTEEKAPAAEKSVEATPVAEKTSAPVPNPGPVSDSYAKGTPSPAAAKIMSENGVNGAKINGSGKDGRITKQDVVEAMAAGIPADATQGWGGTRDQNREKMSMLRRKIAERLVSVKNETAMLTTFNEVDMKPIMDLRAKYKDQFSKFHEVNLGFMSFFTKAVTEALNLFPSVNAQIDGNEMIFHNYADIGIAVSSPKGLMVPVVRNAEQMSLAEIEREIKRLAIKARDGKITPEDMTGGTFTITNGGVFGSMMSTPIINPPQSAILGMHNIIERPVAIDGKVEIRPMMYLALSYDHRIIDGKESVGFLVKVKEMIENPERIIFGGKDPYAVLLGL; encoded by the coding sequence ATGTCAATCCTTGAAATGAAAGTACCTAGCCCGGGAGAATCAATTTCTGAAGTAGAAATTGCAACTTGGTTAGTTACGGATGGTGACTATGTAGAAAAAGACCAGCCTATTGCAGAAGTTGATTCTGACAAAGCAACATTGGAATTGCCAGCAGAACAAGCGGGTATTATTACTTTGAAAGCGGCAGAAGGCGATTTAGTAAAAGTTGGACAAGTTGTTTGTTTGATCGATACTTCAGCTGAAAGACCAGCTGGTTCAGCAGCTCCTACTGAAGCTCCAAAAACAGAAGAGAAAGCACCTGCGGCTGAGAAAAGTGTTGAAGCTACTCCCGTTGCAGAAAAAACAAGTGCTCCAGTTCCTAACCCAGGGCCTGTAAGTGATAGTTATGCGAAAGGAACGCCTTCACCAGCAGCAGCAAAAATCATGTCTGAAAACGGTGTAAATGGAGCTAAAATAAATGGTTCTGGAAAAGACGGTCGCATTACGAAACAAGACGTTGTTGAAGCAATGGCAGCAGGAATTCCTGCTGATGCTACTCAAGGATGGGGAGGAACACGCGATCAAAATCGCGAGAAAATGTCCATGCTTCGTCGCAAGATAGCTGAGCGTTTGGTATCTGTTAAGAACGAAACAGCCATGTTGACTACATTCAATGAGGTTGACATGAAACCAATAATGGATTTACGTGCGAAGTACAAGGATCAATTCTCTAAATTCCACGAAGTGAATTTAGGATTCATGTCTTTCTTCACGAAAGCTGTAACTGAAGCATTGAATTTGTTCCCATCAGTGAATGCACAAATTGATGGAAATGAGATGATTTTCCACAACTACGCAGATATTGGTATCGCAGTTTCATCTCCAAAAGGATTAATGGTTCCGGTTGTTCGCAATGCAGAACAAATGAGTTTGGCTGAAATTGAGCGAGAAATCAAACGTCTAGCTATTAAAGCTCGTGACGGAAAAATTACTCCAGAAGATATGACTGGTGGAACATTTACGATTACCAATGGTGGTGTATTTGGTTCAATGATGTCAACTCCAATCATCAATCCTCCACAATCTGCTATTTTGGGAATGCACAATATTATTGAGCGCCCTGTAGCAATTGATGGTAAAGTGGAGATTCGTCCGATGATGTATTTAGCATTGTCTTACGATCACCGAATTATCGACGGAAAAGAATCTGTAGGATTCTTAGTAAAAGTGAAAGAAATGATTGAAAATCCTGAAAGAATTATCTTCGGAGGAAAAGACCCTTATGCGGTACTTCTAGGATTGTAA
- a CDS encoding lamin tail domain-containing protein, whose product MKLATTIAITLIGFSAMSQLSATSSSQLNTNCNGTDCNYSGPTILINELMISPFDNDGSISGNGGVSAGRGEWIELYNPNLCESIDISCYYLGNNTPEGNGGFVIPAGTIVPPSGFCMIRGGNVPAVPANLLVQNGGKFAQQELVYGFQMQEAGSRFTTPMECHKMPFHGYLLQIPMVHHAFQLYPVASM is encoded by the coding sequence ATGAAGTTAGCTACTACTATAGCGATTACTCTAATCGGCTTTTCTGCTATGTCTCAACTTTCGGCAACGAGCAGCTCACAATTAAATACCAACTGCAACGGAACAGATTGCAATTATTCTGGACCAACCATTCTCATCAATGAATTAATGATTAGTCCGTTCGACAATGACGGGTCTATCTCTGGAAATGGCGGAGTATCTGCTGGAAGGGGAGAATGGATTGAGTTATATAATCCAAACCTCTGTGAATCCATCGATATATCTTGTTACTACCTAGGAAATAATACACCAGAAGGAAATGGCGGATTTGTTATTCCTGCAGGAACAATAGTACCACCTTCTGGATTTTGCATGATTCGTGGAGGAAATGTACCTGCAGTTCCAGCCAATTTATTGGTTCAAAATGGAGGAAAGTTTGCGCAGCAGGAACTCGTTTATGGTTTCCAAATGCAGGAGGCTGGTTCGCGTTTTACGACTCCAATGGAGTGCCACAAGATGCCGTTTCATGGATATCTTCTGCAAATACCAATGGTTCACCATGCGTTCCAACTTTACCCGGTTGCATCAATGTAG
- a CDS encoding 2-oxoglutarate dehydrogenase E1 component, protein MDKVTYVGNADVNAIEHLYQSYSKDPESVDVSWQKFFEGFDFARTNFEDGSEIPENFQKEFKVINLIHGYRTRGHLFTKTNPVRERRKYEPTLAIENFGLEASDLDTVFQAGEQIGIGAATLRDIILDLEQCYCQSIGIEYMFMREPERLEWFRNSIEVKNRPKFDVARKKHIYKKLVQTSNFEAFLGKKYVGQKRFSIEGGEALIPALDALVEKGSSLGVEYFVMGMAHRGRLNTLTNIFQKRPQDIFSEFEGKEFDYDGAFDGDVKYHQGFTSSVTTESGKEVGLTLAPNPSHLEAVDPVVQGIARAKLDNHFQDENKVCPVMIHGDAAVAGQGIVYEVIQMALLDGYRAGGTIHVVVNNQVGFTTNFHDARSSTYCTDVAKTTLTPVFHVNGDDIEAVIQTMEIAMEYRQKFHRDVFIDLLCYRKYGHNEGDEPKFTQPNLYNIIAKHPNPKDIYLKQLLAEGSLSAETAKTIEDEYNAHLESEFETARKNEKAVVWDFLSKTWEGFRHSKSADFDSSPETGVKKERLLELGKKLATLPEGKKYFRKIQKIFDDRLAAVETNNLDWGTAEMLAYATLLDEGTPVRISGQDVERGTFSHRHAVVKTEDTEEEIETLNMLSEKQAAFTIYNSLLSEYAVLGFEYGYSLAAPKGLTIWEAQFGDFFNGAQIMIDQFITAGEDKWSTQSGLVMLLPHGYEGQGAEHSSGRIERWLQQCADDNIQVVNTSTPANHFHLLRRQLIRPFRKPLVVFSPKLLLRYPAATSTLEEMASGNFQEVIDDSSAKVGQVDTLVFCSGKFYYEMKEKALEMGADNMAFVRIEQLYPLPQKQIDAIVAKYNAKNVIWAQEEPENMGAWTYIAMNLRHIPFVGITRPASAAAAEGSKKLHERRLKQLYADIFKYASVPVK, encoded by the coding sequence ATGGATAAAGTGACGTACGTCGGAAATGCAGATGTAAATGCGATAGAGCATTTGTATCAGTCATACAGTAAAGACCCTGAAAGCGTAGATGTTAGCTGGCAAAAATTCTTTGAAGGATTTGATTTTGCTCGAACTAACTTCGAAGATGGAAGTGAAATTCCTGAAAATTTTCAGAAAGAATTCAAAGTAATTAATTTGATTCACGGGTATCGAACTCGCGGACATTTATTTACAAAAACAAACCCTGTTCGCGAACGTCGAAAATACGAGCCAACTTTAGCCATTGAAAACTTTGGTTTAGAGGCTTCCGATTTGGATACGGTATTTCAAGCAGGAGAACAAATTGGTATTGGTGCGGCAACATTGCGGGACATTATTCTAGATTTAGAGCAATGTTACTGCCAATCAATTGGTATCGAATACATGTTTATGCGTGAGCCAGAGCGTTTGGAATGGTTCAGAAACAGCATAGAAGTAAAAAATCGACCAAAATTTGATGTAGCACGTAAAAAGCATATCTATAAAAAACTCGTTCAGACTTCCAATTTTGAAGCCTTTTTAGGGAAAAAATACGTTGGTCAAAAGCGTTTCTCTATTGAAGGTGGCGAGGCTTTGATTCCTGCCTTAGATGCGTTAGTAGAAAAAGGTTCTAGCTTAGGAGTTGAATATTTTGTAATGGGAATGGCTCATCGTGGTCGTTTGAATACCCTAACAAATATCTTCCAAAAAAGACCACAAGATATCTTCTCCGAATTTGAAGGAAAAGAATTTGATTACGATGGTGCATTTGACGGAGACGTAAAATACCATCAAGGGTTTACTAGTTCTGTAACAACTGAATCTGGAAAAGAAGTAGGATTAACACTTGCTCCAAACCCTTCTCACTTAGAAGCCGTAGATCCAGTTGTTCAAGGTATTGCACGCGCAAAATTGGATAATCATTTCCAAGACGAAAACAAAGTTTGTCCGGTAATGATTCATGGAGATGCTGCTGTTGCTGGTCAAGGTATTGTTTACGAGGTGATACAAATGGCTTTGTTGGATGGATATCGTGCTGGTGGGACAATTCACGTAGTGGTTAATAACCAAGTTGGATTTACAACAAATTTCCACGATGCGCGCTCATCAACTTATTGTACGGACGTTGCAAAAACAACATTGACTCCAGTTTTTCATGTAAATGGCGACGATATTGAGGCAGTTATTCAAACCATGGAAATTGCCATGGAGTACCGCCAAAAATTCCACCGAGATGTATTCATAGATTTATTATGTTACCGCAAATACGGACACAATGAAGGAGATGAGCCTAAATTCACGCAACCGAATTTATATAATATCATCGCGAAACATCCAAATCCGAAAGATATTTATTTGAAGCAATTATTAGCTGAAGGGTCACTTTCTGCTGAAACTGCAAAAACAATAGAAGACGAATACAATGCTCATTTGGAAAGCGAGTTCGAAACAGCGCGTAAGAATGAAAAAGCAGTCGTTTGGGATTTCTTAAGTAAAACTTGGGAAGGCTTCCGCCATAGCAAATCAGCTGATTTTGATTCAAGTCCTGAGACTGGAGTTAAAAAAGAGCGTTTGCTAGAGTTGGGGAAAAAATTAGCAACTTTACCTGAAGGCAAAAAATATTTTCGTAAAATTCAAAAGATTTTTGACGACCGTTTAGCGGCTGTTGAAACGAATAATTTGGATTGGGGAACAGCAGAAATGTTGGCTTATGCTACACTTCTGGACGAAGGAACCCCTGTTCGTATTTCTGGTCAAGATGTAGAACGCGGAACGTTTTCTCACCGTCATGCTGTTGTAAAAACAGAAGATACGGAAGAGGAAATCGAAACCTTGAACATGCTTTCGGAAAAACAAGCAGCGTTTACAATTTACAATTCATTATTGTCAGAATATGCAGTTCTTGGATTTGAATATGGATATTCATTAGCTGCACCAAAAGGATTAACGATTTGGGAAGCACAATTTGGAGATTTCTTCAATGGTGCTCAAATTATGATTGATCAATTTATTACAGCTGGTGAAGATAAATGGTCTACTCAAAGTGGATTGGTAATGCTTCTTCCTCATGGATATGAAGGTCAAGGTGCAGAGCATTCAAGCGGAAGAATAGAACGTTGGTTACAACAATGTGCAGATGATAATATTCAGGTTGTGAATACTTCTACTCCTGCAAATCATTTTCACTTGCTTCGCCGTCAATTGATTCGCCCATTCCGCAAACCATTGGTGGTATTTTCTCCTAAATTATTATTGCGCTATCCAGCTGCTACTTCAACTTTAGAAGAAATGGCCAGTGGTAACTTCCAAGAAGTAATCGATGACTCTAGCGCAAAAGTTGGTCAAGTAGATACACTTGTTTTCTGCTCAGGGAAATTCTATTACGAAATGAAAGAAAAAGCTCTTGAAATGGGTGCAGATAACATGGCATTTGTTCGTATCGAGCAATTGTATCCTTTACCTCAAAAGCAAATCGATGCTATTGTTGCAAAATACAACGCAAAGAATGTTATTTGGGCACAAGAAGAGCCAGAAAATATGGGTGCTTGGACTTACATTGCAATGAATTTAAGACACATTCCATTTGTTGGAATCACAAGACCAGCATCTGCGGCTGCGGCCGAAGGTTCCAAAAAATTGCACGAACGTCGTTTGAAACAATTGTATGCAGATATATTTAAATATGCATCTGTTCCAGTAAAATAA
- a CDS encoding HAD family hydrolase, with translation MINTSKEAIIFDLGGVLLNLDYDLTEKAFISLGMKNFGESYSQLQQTNLFDRFERGEVSSFHFVNQLLDRLPFGTTANQVVHAWDAMILDFPTKRLQLLEELATKYRLFLLSNTNDIHIDAVRRSLEKSVGHKNLEQYFEKTYFSSAIGMRKPDSNIFEFVCSENNLDPVKTLFIDDSPQHVEGAKSAGIEGLLLAKNQEVFDLPFFLT, from the coding sequence ATGATTAATACCTCAAAAGAAGCAATCATTTTTGATTTGGGTGGAGTTTTGTTGAATTTGGATTACGATTTAACAGAAAAGGCATTTATTTCCTTAGGAATGAAAAATTTCGGAGAATCCTATTCTCAATTGCAGCAAACGAATTTGTTTGACCGTTTTGAAAGAGGTGAAGTTTCTTCATTTCACTTCGTTAATCAACTCTTAGATCGTTTGCCATTTGGCACTACGGCGAATCAGGTGGTTCATGCTTGGGACGCTATGATTTTGGATTTTCCAACAAAACGCCTGCAACTTTTGGAAGAGCTTGCTACGAAATACCGCCTATTTTTGTTGAGTAACACCAATGATATACATATTGATGCTGTTCGAAGATCGTTAGAAAAATCAGTTGGACATAAAAATTTGGAGCAGTATTTTGAGAAAACCTATTTTTCTTCAGCGATTGGAATGCGTAAACCAGATTCAAATATATTTGAATTCGTATGCTCAGAGAATAACTTAGACCCTGTAAAAACACTTTTTATTGATGATAGTCCTCAGCATGTGGAAGGAGCAAAATCTGCAGGAATTGAGGGTCTCTTATTAGCGAAAAATCAAGAAGTTTTTGATTTACCTTTTTTCCTGACATAA
- the mce gene encoding methylmalonyl-CoA epimerase — MNKIEHIGIAVRNLEEAIKTYTELLGTECYKTEAVESEGVKTAFFQVGDSKIELLEASSEASPIAKFIEKKGEGIHHIAFDVTDIQASMKDLASKGFQLLNEQPKNGADNKLVAFIHPKSSNGVLVELCQEKR; from the coding sequence ATGAATAAAATCGAGCACATTGGAATTGCCGTCAGAAATCTGGAGGAGGCAATCAAAACCTACACGGAACTTCTTGGAACCGAATGCTATAAAACGGAAGCGGTAGAAAGTGAAGGCGTCAAAACCGCTTTCTTTCAAGTCGGAGATTCAAAAATCGAGTTACTGGAAGCAAGCAGCGAGGCAAGTCCGATTGCGAAATTCATTGAAAAAAAAGGAGAAGGAATTCATCACATTGCATTTGATGTTACAGACATCCAGGCATCAATGAAAGATTTGGCGTCAAAAGGATTTCAATTGTTGAACGAGCAGCCAAAAAATGGTGCTGATAATAAACTAGTAGCATTCATTCATCCGAAGTCTTCGAATGGAGTTTTGGTGGAATTATGTCAGGAAAAAAGGTAA